DNA sequence from the Actinacidiphila yeochonensis CN732 genome:
ATCACGGCCGGCCAGTTCACCTCGCGCACCGGCCGCTACAAGATCTTCCCGGTGATCGGCACCGCGCTGATGTGCGTGACGATGCTGCTCTTCCACTTCGAGGTGCAGTGGAACACGCCGCTGCCCCCGACCATGGCGTACATGGCGCTGATGGGCATCGGGCTCGGCCTGACCATGCAGACGCTGGTGCTGTCGGTGCAGAACGCGGTGCCGCCGCAGGACATGGGTACGGCGACGGCGTCGGCGACCTTCTTCCGGCAGCTCGGCGGTACGGCGGGTACCGCGATCTTCCTGTCGATCCTCTTCAGCAGCGTCGGCAGCAAGATCACCTCGGCGATCGGCCGGGCGCACTCGCACCCGGACTTCCAGGCCGCGGTCAAGGCGAACCCGAACGCGATCTCGCCCTCGACGGTCAAGAACGTGGTCACCGACTCGTCGTTCCTGAACAAGCTCGACCCGGCACTGGCCGCGCCCTTCAAGCAGGGCTTCGCCGACTCGATGCACCTGGTCTTCATCATCGTCGCGGGCGTCGCGCTGGTCGCGTTCCTGCTGACGCTGTGGATCAAGGAGGTGCCGCTGCGCCGCCTGTCGGGCGCCCAGGCCCGGGCGCAGGCCGAGGCGGAGCTCGCCGCGGCGACCGAGCTGTAGCCGGAACCGACGCTGTCGCGGCGGGGTGCCAGGGACTCACTCAAGTCCCCGGCACCCCGCTTCGGCGTTTCCGGGGGCGGGGGCGGGACCGGGGGGCGTGGCCTTGGCCGCCGGAAAAGGACTGTACGCGGGGGCACTCGATGATCCATGATGCGTGCTCCCGTCCGCGCGCACCCGACCGGTGCCGCCGGCCGTCCGGCCTGTCCGGCCGACTCACCCGCGGCGTTCGCCGCCACCCCGCCCCTCCCGTCCGGGACGGGTGCGCCGTCGCGGCCCGAACCGCCGGGCGCGGCACCGTGGAACCGCGGCACCGTCCCAGGCCGCCTCGGCGGGACACCGCGGAAGCGATCGACGACCACCGACGAGCCCCGACAAGCCCCGACAAGCAGGGCCGTGGCCCGGTGTCGTGCGCCAGCGTGCCGACGCTGCCGTACGCCCGGGTCGAGAGCCCGAGGAGACCACTGACGTGACCCCCGACCACCGCACCACCCCGAGCACCGCCACCGCCACCGCCAGCAGCAGCGGTAAGGACGGCACCGTCCACGCCTCAGCCGCCGGGACGTGGCGGCTCGGCGACCTCACCGTCAACCGGGTCGGCCTGGGCGCGATGCGCCTCACCGGCAGCGCGCCCTTCTCGCAGGGCGAGCCCAGCGACCGCGCGACGGCGGTGCGGGTGCTGCGCCGGGCCGTCGAGCTGGGTGTCGACCACATCGACACCGCCGCCTTCTACTTCTCGCGGCTGCGCTCGGCCAACGAGCTGATCGCCGCCGCGCTCGCCCCCTACCCCGACGACCTGGTGCTGGTCACGAAGGTCGGCCCCGGCCGGGACCCGTCCGGCCAGTGGTACGCGGCGCGGCCGGACCAACTGCGCGGCCAGGTGGAGGAGAACCTGCGCCAGCTCGGCCGGGACCACCTCGACGTGGTGAACCTGCGCCGGCACTGGGCCGGTTCGATCGCGGAGCACTTCGGCGCGCTGGCCGAGCTGCGCGAGGCGGGCCTCGTACGGCACCTCGGCATCTCCAACGTGACGGTGGAGCACCTGGCCGAGGCGCGGGCCATCGCGCCGGTGGTGTGCGTGCAGAACCCGTTCGACGTGCACTCGGGCACGGACGACGAGGTGCTGCGCCGCTGCGGCGAGCTGGGCGTCGCGTTCGTGCCGTTCTACTCGATCGCCGGGTCGCGCAAGACGCCCGGCGTGGAGCCGGTCCACGCCGGGCAGGACGCGCAGGACGAGCGGGTGCGGAAGGTGGCCGGGGCGCACGGGGTGTCGGCCGCGCAGGTGCGGCTGGCCTGGACGCTGCACCAGGGTCCCCACGTGCTGGCCATCCCCGGCACCGGCAACCCGGCCCACGTGGAGGCGAACGTGGCGGCGGGCGCGCTGCGGCTCACCGAGGAGGACCTGGAGCTGCTGGCGGCGGTCTCCGGCTGAGCGCGCGGGCCGGGCGGGGCCTGGGACAGCTCGGCCCCGCCCGGGCGGCCCCGGCCGGGCGGGCCGCGCTACGTGGCGACGAACCGGCGCGGGCCGTCGGTGGTGACGACCCGGCCGAACCGCATGCCCGGGAAGTGGGCGGCGACGACGAGGTCCTCGCTGTCGGCCACCTCGTCGGCGACACCGTTGCGCACCGCCGAGGCGGCGGCCGGGTCGACGTCCCAGATCACCTGCCAGTCCCGCTCGCCGAGTTGGACGACCGAGTGCACCACGTCCCCGAGGAGCAGGGCACGCCGCCCGCCGGAGGAGACGACGTAGATCGTCGATCCCGGGGTGTGGCCGGGGGCGTGGCGGGCGTCGAGCCCCGGTGCGACGGTGAAGTCGGCGTCGAAGAGCTCCAGTCGCGGTTCGAGCGGGCTGAGCTTGCCGACGGCCCCGGGATCGGCGGCCGGGCCGGTGACGAAGTGCTCCCAGTCGGCCTGGTGGGCCCGATAGGTGGCTTGGGGGAAGACGATCTCGCCCTGGTGCGCGGCCCAGCCGACGTGGTCGAAGTGCAGGTGCGTGAAGACCACGTCCGTGACGTCGCCGGGCTCGATCCCGTAGCGGGAGAGCGAGTCGAGCAGGCCGCCCCCGGTGTACTTCCCGTCGTCGAAGGCACCGACACCCGCGTCCACCAGGACCGTCCGGTCGCCCGTACGGACGCAGAAGCCGCCCAGCGGAAGCCGCAGCGTCCCGTCCGCGCCGAGGTGTCCGCCGTGGCAGGCCCACGGATCGTCCACGCCGGGGCGCGACAGGATCTCCGCCGCGACCTCCACGCCGACCCCGTCCACGACGGGAAGCACCTCGATCTCCCCGACCCTCATCCGCGAACTCCTCCGCTGCTCTCCGCCGTTCGGCCCGTGCGGCCCAACCTCCGCTGGCCGAACGGTATTCCCACGCCCGCCGCCAACCCTCCGACTGCCCGCGGCCAGGACACGGCGGCGGGTTGAGGCGGCACGTCGGACCCGTGGCGGCCGACGCGAACCCGCCGGGCAGGGGAGGCTTGAGGAGCACACGAGCGGGTCATCGGACCCGCCGGCCCCGTCGTCAGGGAGTGCCCATGACCGCGTACCCCCAGCTGCTCCACACCGTGCTGGACACCACCCAC
Encoded proteins:
- a CDS encoding aldo/keto reductase; the protein is MTPDHRTTPSTATATASSSGKDGTVHASAAGTWRLGDLTVNRVGLGAMRLTGSAPFSQGEPSDRATAVRVLRRAVELGVDHIDTAAFYFSRLRSANELIAAALAPYPDDLVLVTKVGPGRDPSGQWYAARPDQLRGQVEENLRQLGRDHLDVVNLRRHWAGSIAEHFGALAELREAGLVRHLGISNVTVEHLAEARAIAPVVCVQNPFDVHSGTDDEVLRRCGELGVAFVPFYSIAGSRKTPGVEPVHAGQDAQDERVRKVAGAHGVSAAQVRLAWTLHQGPHVLAIPGTGNPAHVEANVAAGALRLTEEDLELLAAVSG
- a CDS encoding MBL fold metallo-hydrolase yields the protein MRVGEIEVLPVVDGVGVEVAAEILSRPGVDDPWACHGGHLGADGTLRLPLGGFCVRTGDRTVLVDAGVGAFDDGKYTGGGLLDSLSRYGIEPGDVTDVVFTHLHFDHVGWAAHQGEIVFPQATYRAHQADWEHFVTGPAADPGAVGKLSPLEPRLELFDADFTVAPGLDARHAPGHTPGSTIYVVSSGGRRALLLGDVVHSVVQLGERDWQVIWDVDPAAASAVRNGVADEVADSEDLVVAAHFPGMRFGRVVTTDGPRRFVAT